The genomic interval ATGCAGCGCTCGCGGCACTGACAGGCCCGCAGAACTACGTCCGTCACGCCCATGACCACTACCGGGCCAACCGGGACGCGGCCTCAGCAGTGCTGGAGGCCAAGGGAATTCCGTACCTGAGTGCGCAGGGAGCCTTCTATCTTTGGGCCAACGTCTCCCATGTCAGCGACGGGGACGTCCGCAGCTGGGCCCGCAGGTTCCTGGCCGATTCCGGCGTTGCGCTTGCGCCGGGAACTGCCTTTGGCTCGATCGGCGAGGGCTGGGTGCGGATCGCGCTGTGCGGTACCCGCAACGACTTGGTGGAGGGTGTCGGCAGGCTGCCTGAACGCCAGGATTAATGACCCGGCACCTGGTTAGTAATCCTTGCGTTTCGTGTTGCGGCGCCACGCGTCAAACGGAGCGTCCGACGCCGGAATGGCGGTTTGGGCGACCGGCAGAAGTTCCGGACGCGTGCCGTTGAAATACTCGTAGAACACGGCGTCGTCGAAACCGGCCGCGGCTGCACCATGGCGGTCGGCCGCAAAATAGACGCGATCAATCCGCGCCCACAGCGCGGCTGACAGGCACAGCGGGCACGGCTCGCAGCTGGTGTAGAGCACGGCGCCGCTCAGGTCGAACGTAGCGCCTGCGGCTGCCGCAGCGCGGATTGCCACCACTTCGGCATGCGCGGTGGGGTCGTTGTCCCGGGTGACCCGATTGATGCCTTCATGGACCCGCCCATCCGGGGTCACTACCAGCGCACCGAACGGGCCGCCACCGTCGGAGACGTTCCGGATAGCCAGCTCAATGGCCTGTTCCAGGTATCGGGTGGCCTCGTGGTTGTCGCTCGCCTGCGTCATAACTTGATCCTAGCCATGACCCAGGTTTTCCGGTTCAAAATAGGGGGCTCACAAAGGGAAATTTCCGTCGACGTAGCCCGCCCGGAGGACTAGTCTGGCGCCCGGGGGCTGTTAATTCCATATCTACTTTGGTCTCATTGCCCAGACCCGCGCGCGGGGTGGCGCACCTCAATTCCGGAGGATGCAATGAAGAAAAAGTTTTCCTTGGTCGCGTGCCTTGCTGCAGCGGCGTTAGTCATTCCGATCGGGCCGGCCGCGGCTGGCTCTTCATCGCCAGAGCCGAAGATCCTGGCCGACGGGCTAGTCACACCCTTGAGCCTCGCCGTCGGCAGAGACGACTCTTTCCTGGTCACCCAGAATTTTGTGGGCCGGCTTGACCGCGTGAACGATGACGGCCAACTCGCCAACGTCTACACCAAGGCGGATTGGGACGTTGGCGGTGTCGAAACCAGACACGGGACGACCTACTTCGTGGAGAGCATGGGCGGCGGCGGAGGCAAACCTGATGCGCTTGAGGGCTACCTGAAGTCCATCGACTGGTCGGGTGACGTGGAGACCATCGCCGACCTCGCGAGCTTTGAACGCACCCACAATCCGGACGGCGACCAGGAGTATGGATTCGGTTCCGATGTCTCAGCTGAGTGCCTTCAGCAATGGCCTGCATTCCCACCCGCCCGGTACACGGGGGCAGTGGATTCCCATCCCTATGCCACCGCCGTCAAGGGGTCCACTGTGTACGTTGCTGACGCCGGCATGAATGCCATCCTCAAAGTCGATGCTGATTCCGGTGACGTCTCGACTTTCGCTGTCTTGCCGCCACGACCTGCCGTCGTCCCTGCCGGCACTAGGATCCCCATAGATATGGCGGGTGGAACAGTCGAAGTCCCTGCATGTGTTGTGGGCCACGAATACGCGTTTGAACCCGTGCCAACGGACGTGGAGATTGGCCCCGACGGCTGGCTGTATGTCTCCTCGCTCCCAGGCGGTCCTGAGGATCCGTCCCTGGGCGCCCGCGGCGCAGTCTTCCGAATCAACCCGTGGACCGGACACACACGCCTGTGGGCAGATGACATCCTGAGCCCCACCGGCATCGCGGTATCCGAACATGGAGACGTCTACGCAGCCTCGATGTTCGGCAACGAAATTGTGAAGATCGACGCCTGGACCCGTGAGGCTTCACAGTTCCTGGCTGTCGATGGACCCGCGGCCGTCGAACTGAGCGGGGAAACCCTCTACGCCACGGCCGGCTTCAGCTTCGGGCAACCGACTGGAACCGTGCTGGAGGCCCACATCAGGTAGAACCTGCAGGGAGACTTCGCCCGGCAGACGAAGAAGGCCCGGACCCCAACTGCGGGTTCGGGCCTTCTTGTGAGGCACACGTGTGCCCCTTTTGCTATTTGTTGGCGTCTTCGTCGAGGTCTTCGTCGTCGGTGAGGTCAATATCCTCTTCGTCGAAGTCGTCCTCGTCGATCTCCACATCGGCGGGAATGTCGCTCTTGTACGGATCGGCGTCGCCGGCGTGCTTGGCGTTTTCGGCCAGCGCAGCCACCTCGGCGTCGCGCTTCTTGGCGGCCCGGAGCAGGTCCTCCAGGTTCGAGGCAACGACGGGGATCTGGTCCGCAACAAATTCCAGCGTCGGCGTCAGGCGAACAGTAACGTTGCGCCCCACTTCCTGGCGGAGCACGCCCTTGGCCTTCTCCAGGCCCTTGGCAGCATCCGCCTGCACAGCCTGGTCGCCGAAAACGGTGTAGTAGATCGTGGCATGCTGCAGATCATTGGTCACCCGGGCATCGGTAACAGTAATGCCCTCCAGCCGGGGATCCTTAACCTTCCGGCCCAAAGCCTCAGCAACAACAACCTTAATCCGCTGCGCCAACTTGGCAGCCCGTGCGGGATCAGCCATTTCCACTCCTAAAAAATTTGGATGTACGACGGCGGCACCTGGGCGACTGTCGCACTCAACTTGGATTCATTGCCACGCACTAAAGGCGAGTCTACGACGGACTCCCGTTGGGTTTTTTCCGGCGGCCGGGGAGTGGCATCGGGCCTATCGGAGCCGGTCGGTTTGCGATCGAAGATCGAAAACCGTCCGGCGAAGGGGCGGGGCCGCCGGGAAAAACCCAACGACCCCGACCCTGTAGAACTAAACCGACTTAGACGCGCGGCTTTTCGCGCATCTCGAAGGTCTCGATGATGTCGCCCTCGGTGATGTCGTTGAACGAACCAAGACCGATACCACACTCGAAGTCCGTGCGGACCTCAGTGGCGTCGTCCTTGAAGCGCTTGAGCGTCTCAACGGTGAGGTTCTCACCGATGATCTTGCCGTCGCGGCTGATGCGGGCCTTCGTGT from Pseudarthrobacter sp. SSS035 carries:
- a CDS encoding nucleoside deaminase, with the translated sequence MTQASDNHEATRYLEQAIELAIRNVSDGGGPFGALVVTPDGRVHEGINRVTRDNDPTAHAEVVAIRAAAAAGATFDLSGAVLYTSCEPCPLCLSAALWARIDRVYFAADRHGAAAAGFDDAVFYEYFNGTRPELLPVAQTAIPASDAPFDAWRRNTKRKDY
- the rbfA gene encoding 30S ribosome-binding factor RbfA produces the protein MADPARAAKLAQRIKVVVAEALGRKVKDPRLEGITVTDARVTNDLQHATIYYTVFGDQAVQADAAKGLEKAKGVLRQEVGRNVTVRLTPTLEFVADQIPVVASNLEDLLRAAKKRDAEVAALAENAKHAGDADPYKSDIPADVEIDEDDFDEEDIDLTDDEDLDEDANK
- a CDS encoding ScyD/ScyE family protein, encoding MKKKFSLVACLAAAALVIPIGPAAAGSSSPEPKILADGLVTPLSLAVGRDDSFLVTQNFVGRLDRVNDDGQLANVYTKADWDVGGVETRHGTTYFVESMGGGGGKPDALEGYLKSIDWSGDVETIADLASFERTHNPDGDQEYGFGSDVSAECLQQWPAFPPARYTGAVDSHPYATAVKGSTVYVADAGMNAILKVDADSGDVSTFAVLPPRPAVVPAGTRIPIDMAGGTVEVPACVVGHEYAFEPVPTDVEIGPDGWLYVSSLPGGPEDPSLGARGAVFRINPWTGHTRLWADDILSPTGIAVSEHGDVYAASMFGNEIVKIDAWTREASQFLAVDGPAAVELSGETLYATAGFSFGQPTGTVLEAHIR